In Weissella tructae, the DNA window ATCGTCTTATTCAAATAAGGATAATTTGGATTAAACATGTAGACACCGTCAGGATTGTCCTTTGGATTTTCATCCCAAAGGGCAATGTAGTCCCCTTCCGACTTTCCATCTGCATTAGATGTAATACGCCAGACTTGCTTTTTACCAGGCGTTGAAATCTTCGCAGCTGTTCCTGAAATTTTGATGGTATCAACCATCTTACCGCGTTCGTTCTCAATTGAAACAACCTTATATACGCCACCTAATGCTGGTTGGTCATAGGCCGTAATCAATTTTGTTCCAATTCCCCAAACATCAATCTTGGCATCTTGACGCTTTAGACTAGTAATTGTTTCTTCGTCTAAGTCATTTGATGCATAGATTTTAGCTTCTGGGAATCCTGCTTCATCAAGCATTTTGCGAACACCCTTTGATAGGTACGCCATATCTCCAGAATCAATTCGGACCCCTAAGAAGTTAATCTTATCACCAAATTCACGTGCAACCTTAATCGCTGCTGGGACCCCAGAACGTAATGTATCGTAGGTATCTACTAAGAAGACACAATCACGATGGCTTTCGGCGTATGCCTTAAATGCTTCATAATCACTACGGTAAATTTGTACCAAACTATGCGCATGAGTACCAGCAATCGGAATACCGAATAACTTACCAGCACGAACATTTGATGTGGCGTCAAATCCACCAATGTACGCAGCGCGTGTCCCCCACAAAGCAGCATCTAATTCTTGCGCACGTCGTGTTCCAAACTCCATTAGCGCTTGATCTCCAACCACACTACGAATACGTGAGGCCTTTGTAGCAATCAGTGTTTGGTAGTTAACAATATTCAATAAAGCTGTTTCAATTAATTGTGCATCAAAAACAGGCCCTTCTACTTGTAGAATGGGTTCGTTATTAAAAACGGGTTCTCCTTCACGCGGTGCACGTACTGTACCTCGGAAGCGCCATTCTGCTAGATAATCAATAAATGCTTCACTATAGTTTCCCGTTTCACGTAGATAAGCAATATCTGTATCTGAAAAATGTAGCCCACGTAAATATTCAATGATTCGTTCTAAACCAGCAAAAATAGCATATCCATTTTCAAATGGTAATTTACGGAAGTACATTTCATATACCGCGTGGCGATCATGAATACCTTGATCAAAATACGTTTGCATCATTGATAGTTGATAGGCATCCGTGTGTAATGCTAAGCTATCGTCCGCGAAATTTAATTCCATGACGTTTCTCCAATTTCCCTATGGTTACTTTGTTTTAATAAACCTATTTTACCATAATTCGCACGAGTTGCTTAGGCTGGCAAGTTTCAACCTGTGAAAAAATATTTTTCACTTACTATTTGACAATCAATTTCAAACCCGTTATTATTACTGACAAGCAATAAATAAAAACAAAGTGATCAGGAAAGTAATTAGTTACTATTCACCCCAGAGAGACAACGTTGGTGCGAGTTGTTGTGAAATAGCCTAATGAAAATGACCTGTGATTGGCGTTAATGAACAGCAAGTCTGTAAGTTAACGACGGATTGGTCTCCGTTATCCAGACACACGAATCGGCATAGCACCATTTCGCTCCCTGCCTGCTCGTTGCAAGATCTTTTTGGGTAACCAGAAGATGAACTAGAATGGTAACACGAGGTGACTCGTTTCTATTGTGTCTTTCGCAGCTGCGACACATAGAAACGGGTCTTTTTTTGTACCAAAAACACTTAAGGAGCGAGTATATGAACACTAAATTAAAAATTGCAGGAACTGCTTTAGCAACATTTGCCCTAACTGTTACAGGAATGGGCTTACTAACAACTGAACGTCCTAACAATGGGACAAGTAATCAAGCTGAAGGTCAAACCGTGACCGTTGGTTTAGTTGGAACGTCTGACAAAGAGCTTTGGGATTCAGTCGCTAAGACAGCCAAAGATAAGTACAACATCACTTTAAAGACCAAGACATTCACTGATTATAATCAACCAAATAAGGCTGTTGCCGATGGATCAATTGATTTGAACGCTTTCCAACACAATGATTTCTTGAAGAACTGGAATGAATCTAATGGTGATCAATTAGTTGGTATTGGGGATACTGCTATCTCACCTATTCGCCTATATTCAGATTCACTAAAAGACATTGCGGACATCTCTGATGGTGATACAATCGTTGTTCCAAATGACCCCACCAATGAAGCCCGTGCCTTACAATTGTTAGCTGGTGCAAAGTTAATTGAAATTAAAGACGTCGCTATGCCTACAGTCAAAGACATCACTAAGAATGATAAAAACTTGAAGGTTAAGGCGGTTGCGGCTGATCAAACAGCAACTAATTTGAAGTCAGGTAATGTCACGGCAGCCGTTATTAATTCTAACTATGCCGCAGAAGCCAACATTGATGAGAATACAGCAATCTTCGTTGAACCATTAACAAAGGCCTCAAAGCCATGGATTAATATTATCGCCGCTAAAAAAGATAAGCAAAATGATGAAACATACGCAAATGTTGTGAAAGCCTACCAAACAGAAGAAACAAAGCAATTCTTCAAGGATAACTGGGGTGACTCACAAATTACTGCTTGGGACCTAGATCTAAAATAAGGAGTCGCTATGCCGATTATTGAATTAAAAAATATTAACGTTACATTTAAACAAGCCGACAAGGATATCATTGCTGTTCGCGATGAAACACTAACTGTTGACGCTGGGGATATCTACGGTATCGTCGGTTACTCTGGAGCCGGGAAGTCTACTTTGGTTCGTAATATCAATCTCCTACAACGCCCCACCAGTGGTGAAGTGATTATTAATGGACAAGATCTAACGAGCCTGTCTGCGAAAGAATTACGTAATCAACGTAAAAAGATTGGTATGATTTTCCAACACTTTAATCTTCTAGATGAAATTACTGTCTTTGAAAACATTCTACAACCATTAAAGCATGCGTCTCTAACGACCGCCGAGAAGAAGGCCAAGGTAACCGAGTTACTAGAACTAGTCGGTCTAACAGACCGTGCAACTAACTACCCTTCAGAATTATCTGGTGGTCAAAAGCAACGTGTCGCAATTGCCCGTGCGCTTGTGAACGACCCAGATATTCTATTATCTGACGAAGCAACATCTGCACTAGACCCCCGTACAACGAATCAAATTCTAAAATTGTTGAAGAAGGTGAATCAAACCCTTGGGGTCACAATTATTTTGATTACCCATGAAATGCAAGTGGTTAAGGAAATTGCCAATAAAGTTGCCGTAATGGAAAATGGTCATATCATTGAACGTGGTTCACTATTAGAAATCTTTACTAATCCACAAAAGCCATTAACAAAGGACTTCATCAATACTGCTACAAACTTAGATGCAGCATTAGAAAATGTGCAAGCCTTGTTAGAAACAAAGCCGCTAACAGCTAACGAAAAGTTGATTCAAATCCAATACGTTGGAAACGATACGGCTCAACCATTGTTAGCAACAATCTACGCTGACTATGGCGTAACACCTAACATTCTATACTCAAACATGGAAATCTTGACGCAAACCCCTGTTGGGTTAGCCATTGCCGTCTTTAACGGCCCAGATGATACAGCCATCAACAATGCCTTACAACACTTCCGTGAACAAGGTGTTGGCATTAAAATCTTAACTGAAGGAGGACGTGCCTAATGCTTAATTGGATTCAAGTAAACTTACCTAATGTCTATAATCTGGGTTGGACCGGCGATGGTGCCTGGGGTACTTCCATTTTTGAAACACTATATATGACTTGTGGATCTGCTATTTTTGGTGGACTCCTAGGCCTAGCCTTTGGAATCGGCTTAGTCCTAACAGAACAAAATGGTATCTTACCTAATCAAGTCGCGTTCCAAATTCTTGATAAATTTGTTTCAATCGGCCGTGCAATTCCATTTATTATCATGGTGGTTATTTTCTCACCATTAACGCAATTTATTGTTGGTACAACGATTGGGCCGACTGCTGCATTAGTACCATTAGCCTTAGGTGTTTTCCCCTTCTTTGCACGACAAGTACAAGTCGCTTTGTTGGGCGTTTCAGCTGGTAAGGTTGAAGCTGCTCGCTCATACGGCGCAACGAATTGGGATATCATCACATCGGTTTACCTACGTGAAGGTTTGTCTGAATTGATTCGTGTTTCAACTGTTACCCTGATCAGTCTTGTTGGTCTAACAACAATGGCTGGTGCAATTGGGGCTGGTGGTCTAGGGACTACTGCTATCGTAACTGGATACCAACGTTTCCAACCCGATGTTATGTGGACAGCTACCATCATTGTTCTACTACTGATTCTATTGATTCAATTCACTGGTGATGCATTAGCTAAGCTAAGCCGTCACGGTCAATAATTAATTCCTGTAAATCAAAAAAGCGTCCAGAGTCTATTAGATTCTGGACGCTTTTAATATGCATGGGTATCTATTCTTAGTACATATACTACATCAGCAGGCCACCAATCACTTGTTGTATATTCTGCCCCATCATGTACCGCGTCATAAGTATTGTCGTTATACCCTGTGAATACAATTAAAAAAGGGACAAGATCTAATGACCTTGTCCCTTTTGTTATCGATATATCCAAGTATACAAAAAAACCTCACACGCTAAGAGATGCGACACAAGTGTCATTCAACCTAGACTTGGCAATGCCATCATCATAACGGTTTATACCTCAAAGCATGAGAGATTTGATTGTTAATGTAAAGTAGTTACTTTAGAATTAGTCAACCAATTGCAAAAGAACCATAGGAGCAGCGTCTCCACGACGTTGGTCCATCTTTAGAATACGAGTGTAACCACCCGCACGACCCTCAAAGCGTGGTGCAACTTCGTTAAACAAGTATTGCACAGCATTTTGAATCTTAACGTTTTCTTCATCAGAAACGTTTACGTCCGCAACTACGTTACGTAGGAAAGCAGCAGCCTTACGGCGTGAAGCCAAATCTCCATGCTTACCCAAAGTAATCATCTTATCAGCAGTACGGCGAACTTCCTTCGCACGTGCTTCTGTAGTTTGGATTGAACCATTGATCAACAATTGTGTTGTCAAGTCGCGCAACAAAGCCTTACGTTGTGCGCTAGAACGTCCTAACTTACGGTATCCCATGAGTGTATTCTCCTTTACTTGGATTTCTATCTATTTAGAATTAGTCTTCCTTACGGAAACCTAATCCAAGTGCTGTTAGCTTATCTTGAATTTCGTCTAATGACTTACGTCCAAGGTTACGCACATTCATCATTTGGTTTTCTGAGCGATCAGTCAACTCTTGAATCGTGTTAATTCCAGCACGCTTTAGACAATTGTATGAGCGAACTGAAAGATCCAATTCTTCAATTGGAACTTCCGCATGCTTGCTCGTTGTCGTTTCTTCCTTGTCTAACATAACTTGTGTTTCCACCGCACGTTCTGACAATTCAACAAATGGGTTCAAGTGGTCTGACAAGATACGTGCTGCCAATGAGATTGCCTCAGTAACAGTTAGTGATCCATCAGTCCATACGTCCATTGTCAACTTATCAAAGTCGTTACGTTGACCAACACGAGTTTCTTCGACTTGGTAGTTAACGCGTTCGATAGGGGTGTAGATTGAATCAATTGCAAGAACTCCGATTGGCATATTAGAATGCAATTCTTTGTTCTGATCTCCTGAAACATACCCACGTCCACGTTCCGCTGTAAGCGTCATGTGCAACGTTGCCCCTGCCGCAACAGTCGCGATGTGCAAATCCTTGTTCAAGATTTCAACATCAGCATCACCGATGATGTCACCGGCTGTAACCATTGCTGGACCATTTACGTTAACTTCGAGTGTTTTTGCATCATCACTATCAATACGCATTGCAACCTTTTTAAGGTTAAGGATGATTTGCGTCACATCTTCAACAACGCCTTCGACGGTTGAAAATTCGTGCAAAACTCCATCAATTTGTACTGAGTTGATTGCAGCCCCTGGTAATGAAGACAACAAAACACGGCGTAGGGAATTCCCTAGAGTAGTTCCATAACCACGTTCAAGCGGTTCAACCACAAACTTACCGTAGTTACCATCATCTTCAACCAAAGTGATCTTTGGGTTTTCGAATTCAAGCATACTGTTTGTCCCCTTTCAAAGCGTTTTGTGAACTAGTTGTAGTAACAATTAGACACGACGACGCTTTGGTGGGCGACATCCGTTGTGTGGTACTGGAGTAACGTCCTTAATTGAAGTTACTTCCAAACCAGCAGCGGCCAAGGCACGGATAGCTGCTTCACGTCCTGAACCAGGACCCTTAACAGTAACTGCCACAGTCTTCATTCCGTTTTCCATCGCTCCCTTAGTAGCGGCTTCGGCGGCCATTTGCGCAGCAAATGGAGTTGACTTACGGCTTCCCTTGAAACCAAGAGAACCAGCTGAAGACCAAGCAACAGCATTACCTTGAACGTCTGTGATCATAACGATCGTGTTGTTGAATGTTGCGTGGATGTGAACTACACCTGATTCAATATTCTTCTTTACACGACGCTTACGAGTATTACGACCTGCCATAATCAAGTAATCTCCTTTCTTTAAAAATTAATTACTTCTTCTTACCTGCAATTGCAACAGCTGGGCCCTTTCGAGTACGAGCATTGTTCTTCGTGTTTTGACCACGAACAGGCAAGCCCTTACGATGACGGATACCACGGTATGAAGCCATTTCTTGCAAGTTTTTAATGTTCATTGAGATTTCGCGACGCAAGTCACCTTCCACCTTAATTCCGTCTACGACGGCACGGATGGCGTCTTCTTGGTCGGGAGTCAAGTCTCGAACACGAACATCTTCTGAAACACCAACTTCACTCAAAATGTTTTGAGCAGTAGTGCTACCGATTCCATATACATATGTCAATGCGATCACGATACGCTTATCGCGAGGCAAATCAACACCAGCAATACGAGCCATTACGATTACCTCCTATAAATTTTATATATTCTTAGGAAAAATTACTTTCCTTGACGTTGCTTGTGCTTTGGGTTTGCTGAGCAAATCACCATAACACGACCGTTACGCTTGATAGTCTTACAACTATCGCACATAGGCTTAACAGATGGACGAACCTTCATGATATTTACCTCCCCTTGGGTTTTTTAACTTGACTATTTAATGTAGCGGTATGTGATACGGCCCTTAGTCAAGTCGTATGGCGACATTTCTACCGTTACGCGATCACCAGGCAAGATACGAATGAAATTCTTACGAATCTTTCCTGATACGTGAGCTAAAATTGTCGCTCCGTTTTCCAATTCAACGGTAAACATGGCATTTGGTAATGTTTCTTTAACAATACCAGAAATTTCAATAACATCTTTGGCCACGTTGTTGCCTCCTTAGTGTGACATTGGAGAACGTAACAAGTCATTATACCAGACAATAATTATTTAGACAACAATTATTGTAAGGGACTCATTACGCATCCAAATTATCAAGTACCTTTTCTACATCGGCAAACACTAGGCTAAGTTCACGTGTTCCGTCGATTTCATGCAAAACATTCTTGTCTGCATAGTAATCAGCGATAGGTTGTGTCAACTTTCCGTTAACATCCAAACGATTCTGAATTACTTCAGGTGTATCGTCTGCACGTCCACGGGCCATCATACGATCAACCAACACGTCGTTATCAGCTGTGAAATAAAGAACTCCATCAATTGAGCGGTCGTTCTTTGCCAACATAGTTTGCAGTGCCTCAGCTTGGTCAATGTTA includes these proteins:
- a CDS encoding methionine ABC transporter ATP-binding protein gives rise to the protein MPIIELKNINVTFKQADKDIIAVRDETLTVDAGDIYGIVGYSGAGKSTLVRNINLLQRPTSGEVIINGQDLTSLSAKELRNQRKKIGMIFQHFNLLDEITVFENILQPLKHASLTTAEKKAKVTELLELVGLTDRATNYPSELSGGQKQRVAIARALVNDPDILLSDEATSALDPRTTNQILKLLKKVNQTLGVTIILITHEMQVVKEIANKVAVMENGHIIERGSLLEIFTNPQKPLTKDFINTATNLDAALENVQALLETKPLTANEKLIQIQYVGNDTAQPLLATIYADYGVTPNILYSNMEILTQTPVGLAIAVFNGPDDTAINNALQHFREQGVGIKILTEGGRA
- a CDS encoding nicotinate phosphoribosyltransferase, which codes for MELNFADDSLALHTDAYQLSMMQTYFDQGIHDRHAVYEMYFRKLPFENGYAIFAGLERIIEYLRGLHFSDTDIAYLRETGNYSEAFIDYLAEWRFRGTVRAPREGEPVFNNEPILQVEGPVFDAQLIETALLNIVNYQTLIATKASRIRSVVGDQALMEFGTRRAQELDAALWGTRAAYIGGFDATSNVRAGKLFGIPIAGTHAHSLVQIYRSDYEAFKAYAESHRDCVFLVDTYDTLRSGVPAAIKVAREFGDKINFLGVRIDSGDMAYLSKGVRKMLDEAGFPEAKIYASNDLDEETITSLKRQDAKIDVWGIGTKLITAYDQPALGGVYKVVSIENERGKMVDTIKISGTAAKISTPGKKQVWRITSNADGKSEGDYIALWDENPKDNPDGVYMFNPNYPYLNKTIKDYTARPLLHDVIVDGEVIYESPDLATIRKYSQDNLQALWAEYRRDLNPQEYPVDLSKKAWQNKMNLIEEVQDFVKRIAVTEEALPKDVDGE
- a CDS encoding MetQ/NlpA family ABC transporter substrate-binding protein, which produces MNTKLKIAGTALATFALTVTGMGLLTTERPNNGTSNQAEGQTVTVGLVGTSDKELWDSVAKTAKDKYNITLKTKTFTDYNQPNKAVADGSIDLNAFQHNDFLKNWNESNGDQLVGIGDTAISPIRLYSDSLKDIADISDGDTIVVPNDPTNEARALQLLAGAKLIEIKDVAMPTVKDITKNDKNLKVKAVAADQTATNLKSGNVTAAVINSNYAAEANIDENTAIFVEPLTKASKPWINIIAAKKDKQNDETYANVVKAYQTEETKQFFKDNWGDSQITAWDLDLK
- the infA gene encoding translation initiation factor IF-1 — encoded protein: MAKDVIEISGIVKETLPNAMFTVELENGATILAHVSGKIRKNFIRILPGDRVTVEMSPYDLTKGRITYRYIK
- the rpmJ gene encoding 50S ribosomal protein L36, with protein sequence MKVRPSVKPMCDSCKTIKRNGRVMVICSANPKHKQRQGK
- a CDS encoding DNA-directed RNA polymerase subunit alpha, translating into MLEFENPKITLVEDDGNYGKFVVEPLERGYGTTLGNSLRRVLLSSLPGAAINSVQIDGVLHEFSTVEGVVEDVTQIILNLKKVAMRIDSDDAKTLEVNVNGPAMVTAGDIIGDADVEILNKDLHIATVAAGATLHMTLTAERGRGYVSGDQNKELHSNMPIGVLAIDSIYTPIERVNYQVEETRVGQRNDFDKLTMDVWTDGSLTVTEAISLAARILSDHLNPFVELSERAVETQVMLDKEETTTSKHAEVPIEELDLSVRSYNCLKRAGINTIQELTDRSENQMMNVRNLGRKSLDEIQDKLTALGLGFRKED
- the rpsM gene encoding 30S ribosomal protein S13, producing the protein MARIAGVDLPRDKRIVIALTYVYGIGSTTAQNILSEVGVSEDVRVRDLTPDQEDAIRAVVDGIKVEGDLRREISMNIKNLQEMASYRGIRHRKGLPVRGQNTKNNARTRKGPAVAIAGKKK
- the rplQ gene encoding 50S ribosomal protein L17, whose product is MGYRKLGRSSAQRKALLRDLTTQLLINGSIQTTEARAKEVRRTADKMITLGKHGDLASRRKAAAFLRNVVADVNVSDEENVKIQNAVQYLFNEVAPRFEGRAGGYTRILKMDQRRGDAAPMVLLQLVD
- the rpsK gene encoding 30S ribosomal protein S11; translation: MAGRNTRKRRVKKNIESGVVHIHATFNNTIVMITDVQGNAVAWSSAGSLGFKGSRKSTPFAAQMAAEAATKGAMENGMKTVAVTVKGPGSGREAAIRALAAAGLEVTSIKDVTPVPHNGCRPPKRRRV
- a CDS encoding adenylate kinase, which encodes MSKNIILLGLPGVGKGTQAAKIVEAYNLPHISTGDMFREAMANETELGLEAKSYMDSGNLVPDSVTNGIVEERLAQPDTQAGFILDGYPRNIDQAEALQTMLAKNDRSIDGVLYFTADNDVLVDRMMARGRADDTPEVIQNRLDVNGKLTQPIADYYADKNVLHEIDGTRELSLVFADVEKVLDNLDA
- a CDS encoding methionine ABC transporter permease; this translates as MLNWIQVNLPNVYNLGWTGDGAWGTSIFETLYMTCGSAIFGGLLGLAFGIGLVLTEQNGILPNQVAFQILDKFVSIGRAIPFIIMVVIFSPLTQFIVGTTIGPTAALVPLALGVFPFFARQVQVALLGVSAGKVEAARSYGATNWDIITSVYLREGLSELIRVSTVTLISLVGLTTMAGAIGAGGLGTTAIVTGYQRFQPDVMWTATIIVLLLILLIQFTGDALAKLSRHGQ